TGTAGAGTTTGAAAACACTGACTCCGTTGGCATCGCCTAGAGGGGCTACAGCAGATGCAGATCGCTCccctgaaaatatttatattttggaAAATTAATGCTTTTGTTGGTGGTGTTGTGGTAGATATTGATATTCTTCAGGAAATCACAGAAACGCTTCGATGACAATTGGAGGATTGCTACCTGCCTGGCTCTCCAGCGGATCAGTTCCTCCTTGCCATCGTCCCACTGTCGTTGTGCGTGGTGTGGTGTGAAACACGCTGAGCAGAGGGTGCTCCTTTGGCTGGGCTCCTGCTCGTACAGCCCGCGATGCTGTTGGCTGTCTATGCTGTTGGCTCATGTTCTGCCTAATGAAAGGACCACCAGAgccatttccacagagctgctgccctgccacacagctcctggccattgCAGCCTGTATCTCCCCTGCTCAGTCCTTGCATCTTTTTAGAAGATGTGTGCAAgacttgttttctgctttctccagtcacgATGAGCTTTCAAAATGTGtcagagtagccctgctatgacattGGCCTGGTCTCTCAGCGTCCTTGGATTCATCCCCTCTGGTCCAATGGGCTACTAAGGGTTGACCTTATCTCAGCAAATCCCTGGCTCTCCATCCACTGCTGGATTTCCCCTAGGATTCTTCCTCTTAGGCACCTGGAACCAGGAGACCTTGCTGGTGAAagctgaggcaaagaggacacagaaaaTCTCAGACCTGTCGACCTCTGCTCTTACAGAATTCTGCAGTGGCGATGTAGTATCTCTGATTTAAGTCTTCCTGAAGCAGGAACAGCTGATTGTGGTGCCCTTGAATTCCCTTGCAAGTGTTGAATCTACCAGAGCTTTGCCTTTTCTAAAACCAACTGCGTTTCTCAATTCCCTCTTTGTCTGACATCCTTGCATCCACTTCTTGAACGCTTCCTTTCACACCTGCAGCTTCCCCATGAGTTTCCTGTTTCCCACAGCTTCTGCTGATagttctgctctttttcttgaCCAATGGCATGCCCAGTCTTGTCTCCCACCACAGTGTCACCCTTATTAGTCTCTCctctgaacctgacccataagggCTCACCCAACTTGTTCATCCCAtggaggagctccacacatctgagcagctccttcatACTGAGAACACCTCCCTCCTGATCTCTCTGGCCTGTCTCTCCTTCCCATCCTGTagccacccatcacagcacctcAACCATGTGAGCTGTTCCAACATGCCTCAGGTGCTTTTCcctcaaagtggaatgaagagGTGGCCTGCAGGGCTCCAGATCCttctctctgtgccccaggctgaggccattggtgcacgtctgggctgcagcacctcagctgtggcacatctgggctgagagctgacttgcaaaaagaaacctgctaccaagtgcccaaggccttgtgtgtgcaaaggctttgcttcagagcagagacgtggtggaggggatggcaggtggcaatgtaaaggagcaATGAGGTGCCCACAATGAGAGCAAGCCCTGCTTTTGGCAAGACCAGGAGAGGGGTTTGCTGTCTGTTGTGTCtttgcagccctgagggcctggggtggaggtgaagctgatctcaggaaggaagagatgatgttgagaATGTCCTTGGGTGGTGTGGACATTgtgtgatccaggcacactgtgaaaatcatgGGTCTGATCCGTGATCCATGATATCAAGGTGATAGTTAAATGATGGGGGTGagaagaaccagcagagtttgagagcgaatgccctcaagtggagaccctgctgtgttgttcttggtgttcatgcactgccctgcgtccagtgggtagagaagggacacaCGTTacatcactgcagtggtgggattccatcactggcccaaaggcaccaaatctgtctgagatgtcacacaacgagtctgagctgtccatgtcaggtgcaTGGGGTTGTCCTGGAGAGCCCTGGCATTTTGCATAGCACTACAGGCTTGTGTATTTAAATTGAATTAAGATTCAGCTTCCCTGAATGATGTTAGGCAATGAAGGCACGCACATGAGACAAATGCCATCATACAGTTAAGGTCATGTAGAAAATACAGTGGATGTAGAATAGAGAGATACTTAGCTCTCCCTGTGGAATATGAGTCCATTTTGTCCACTGATTATATGTATAGGCAGCCCTGGACATAAGGAATATTTAAAGGTTCAGTTGTCTTCAGTGTGGACACTTTCTGTCATTTAATTTGGCCAAAGGCATTTGCCACCAGGAATGCACCCTCAGGCGCTGCCCTTTCTCTATGAAGTTCTCCCTTACAGCTTCAAGTTACCAGCTTGCATCTTGATCACCTCTGAAACCAAACATggcaccaggtgtctgtgtctgaacatcttcctcctgccctccacctccatgAATTAGCAacggagctgagacaaggagcgcCCACGCAGGAGCCTATTTGGTGctcatctgaactgaggcaacaGGAAttccacctcctgtggggttggGGTGTGCATGAGAAGGACTTGAGCCCTCTTCcagccccaggacttcaaacctAGGATTAAATGCCTCAAagagaagcctacagagaggaggactcccttggttgaggaggactgcgtgagggatcatttaaacaatctggatgcccacaaatccatgagccccaaaggaatgcacccacgagtgctgagggagctggtggatgtcattgctgagccactctccatcatctttgaaaggtcctggaggacaggagaggtgcctgaggactggacaaaagccaatgtcactccagtcttcaaaaagggaaagaaggaggacccagggaactacaggccggtcagcctcacctccatcactGGGAAGATGACagagcagcttatgctggaggccatcatcaagcaagtggaggaaaaaaaggttatcaggagtagtcagcatggattcaccaaggggaaatcatgcccgaccaatctgatagctttctacgatgacatgactggctgggtagatgaggggagagcagtggatgttgtctaccttgacttcagcaaggctttcgacacagtctcgcataacatcctcctagggaagctcaggaagtgtgggctggatgagtggtcggtgaggtggattgagaactggctgaatggcagagctcagagggttggcatcagcggcgctgagtctggttggaggcctggaactagaggtgtcccccaggggtcagtactgggcccagtcttgtttagcttattcgtcaatggcctggatgaagagttagaatgtaccctcagcaagtttgctggtgacacaaagctgggaggagtggtggatacaccagaaggctgtgctgccattcagcgtgacctggataggctggagagttgggcagagaggaacctgcatggtcctgcacctggggaggaacaatcccatgcaccagtacaggctggggctgacctgctggaaagcagctctgtggagagggacagggAATGCTGGGgcatgacaggttgaccatgagacagcagtgtgccctggttgccaagaaggccagtgggatcctggggtgcatcaagaagagtgtggccagcaggttgaggcaggttctcctccccctctacactgccctaatgaggacccatctggagtcctgtgtccagttctgggctccccatttcaagaaagatgaggagctactggagagagtccagcggagggctacgaggttgatgaggggactggaacatctctcctacgaggagaggctgagggagctgggcttgttcagcctggagaagagaaggctgcgaggggaccttagaaatgctgataaatatctaaagggtgggtgtcaggaggacggggccaaactctcttcagtggtgcccagcgacaggacaaggggcaacgggcacaaactgaagcacaggaagttccgtctgaacatgaggaagaacttcttccctctgagggtgacggagccctggcccaagctgcccagggaggctggggagtctccctttgtgaagatattcaagacccgcctggacaaggtcctgtgcagcctgctctgggtgaccctgcttcagcaggggggttggactagatgacgcacagaggtcccttccaaaccctaacattgtAGGATTCTATTCTGTCATTCTAAATGTCGAGGCTGAATCCTTTCCCTCAGCACGTGTACAGGACATCCCACtctgtcactttctggttgtcctgttgAATGATGGGACAaagaaagctgatttttcttGCTAAGTTTTCTCTGACAGGAGAAATGacattgcagaaaaaaagagtttctccccagctgagggaggaatCATAGTAATGACTTCATCctctttcacagcaggttcccctggagactAAAAGACacctcaagggagcccagagggggaagaaacagagacacattgagctggtcctctgctgctgagctggggctgagctTCTGGGATGGAGTGAGCTCATGGCAACCAagaagcactgcagagagacagctctgcccaggagcagcttctctgcaaagcacagcagggctgagggcactgcctgggggcagcgaggggagaggaacGAGTCAGAGAGAGcttaaaggcagtctggggtgggaggatgctggagctcactgggggagaaatcttATCAGCCTTTGATATGGTAAGTCTCTGCGTGAAGGGAAATGTATCTGCAGTTTGTGGAAAGCTCTCCTAAAACTGGCACACCCCCAGCCTGTGGGATGCACcgtgaggaatatcacagtttctctgttgtgGAAGaggaggatgtgctgcaaagcagggactgcctgctgcaccctcagagggacagggcctatcagctgccttctcccaagaaTGGCTGCAGGTtttgaaggtggatgtgcagcctgggctgccccagGCTGTCCAGGGGATATCTGAAAGGGAATGTCAAAGGAGGGATTACTGTTCAGCTCTCCTGCCACATGCACAGTTCCCTCTGAGAAGCACAGGtgcagagagcaactgcctggcaatgttggtgtctgggaggtggCACGCACGGCTGGGTAAGGGTAGCAGTGTGCTgagtgcccagctgcctctgtCCTGGCCTCTTTCAGCTACCACCTCACTGCATTTTTGCTTATTGCTCCACTTGTCTGGTGTTGAAGTTGTTCCCttgttctctcagtcaggctctctggggatggagtttcagctgcagagtcaaacactgatcttgtgggtcctcccgtgcaagtgtgtccatgggaatgaagtGTCCCAGTTCTCTCTACACTGTGGGATTGTGGGCAGTGATGAGACTTGGGAACAAGCTAGTCTTCTCTTAATCAGATGCCATCGTTAGGACACTTGACTGTCTTCTTGAGGTGTTCTTCCAAGCTGTGAGATGCCCTCAAGAATGAAAATCTTTCTCATAACAGAATTGTGTTATCTGAAAGGCCCAATGAAGCAGCGCAGAGATTCTATGCCTCACcgaggaaatgctgttgggtGATAAAATGAGTCACATGTGTCCTTGTGTGGGAGGTGCTGAGACATTGAGAAAGGGTGAGATGTTCAGTGGTCTTCTGtggatccctctgctctcaggagagtctggtggcttttcaggttAACATGGGAGGGCAATAACTCTCAATCTCAGAATGGTGTAAGCCcagtgcagctgggcagctctgttctccctgagtgcagcagaaatgctgagggtttctgacatcccagaacactcctcaggtgagatgaggagagctgtcaaaaaaccccacacctttcAAACTGCTTCTGCTGTCCCGGGTCCTTAGCACTGGTAGTGCAGATGCTGACAAGAGCTTATCCAtcaggagcagtttcatctgacaaacagCAGGACGGGCCCCAGTCCCAATATGCCCATgaagccactgctgcagagcagaatgGACTCCCCAGCAGCCTGTGGGCAGAGATTCTGCTCCTCACggcacattcagccagcaccaagcAGAGCTACAGCCAGAGCTTAAAGAAAGTCTCCTAAAAAATGAAGGGGTGGGGGTGTAGCAGAGGAAAAGTCTGCAATAAATGGCTCAGAGAAGAATCCCCTAAATTCTCAGTGTCTTTTCCTTCTTGGACTGTGTTCCTATGCCCAGAGGGatcaaatgtccaacagcagctccagcactgagttcctcctcctggcattcgcagacacacgggagctgcagctcttgcacttctggctcttcctgggcatctacctggctgccctcctgggcaacggcctcatcatcaccaccatagcctgcaaccaccacctccacactcccatgtacttcttcctcctcaacctctccatcctcgaccttggctccatctccaccactcttCCCAAATCAATGGCCAActccctctgggacaccagggccatctcctatgcaggatgtgctgccgaggtctttctctttgccttcttgGCTGGAGCAGAATTTTCTCTTCtaaccatcatggcctatgaccgctatgctgccatctgcagacccctgcattATGGGACCCTCCTGAGCTTAAAAGCTTGTTTCCACATGGCAGGAGCTGCTTGGGGCAGTGGGATCCTCAATGCTACCCTGCAAACTGTCAGTACATTTTCACTCCCACTCTGCCAGGGCAATGCCATAAATCAGTTCTTCTGCGAAATCCCCCAGattctcaagctctcctgctcacactcctacctcagggaatctGGGATCCTTTTGGTTAGTGTCAGTTTAGCTTTGGGATGTTTTCTTTTCATcatgctgtcctatgtgcagatcttcagggccgtgctgaggatcccttctgagcagggacggcacaaagccttttccatgtgcctccctcacctggccgtggtgtctctgtttatcagcactgcagtgtctgcctacctgaagcccccctccatctcttcaCCATCCCTGGACTTGGTGGTGGCAGTTATGTACTCAGCGGTGCCTCCagcactcaaccccctcatctATGGCATGAGGAATCAGGAGCTTAAGGATGCCCTATGGAAAATGGCCCAGCTGATGCTGTTTCACCAACAATAATCTGCCTCCCATTCTCTGCACACTTCCCAGAGTTTATCTCAGGCCACAAAGATGTCCCTGGGCAGGGCCACACTGCAGGACAGAGCTGAGTACACAGCAGGTGTGTTGTGTTCTGTGGGCATTGACAGGGATGAgacccagggacagagaaaaaacTCTCAGCAAGGACaagctccaggcagcagagataCAGGCAGTGATGAAGAAGGACCTGCTCCCATAAACGCCATGGGAAGGGGGATTCGGGCACCTCCTTGTCATCACCTGCAGTGCAGATGGAATTCCCAATCCAACCCCTGATCTCCTCTGCTACTCAGCAGAACCCCTCCCCCTAAAGCCATGGGGTCCAGGTCATGAGTCACTGCCTCGCCAGCTGGACCTCCAAGTGAAGAGTTCCTGGAACATGGGACACCAGAAAAGGTGCTAAAAGCACTTGCCCTTACAGTGTCATCATCTGAGAGGCAGTGAGAACAACTGCATAAGGAGGCAGCTTCGCAGCACGCTCATATGCCTTTCTGTCCTCACTTTACTCTTTCTGGAGCATTGCAGTGTTCTTCCCTGTATCTCCACTTGTCTCTGGTGCTCCTGCtctctggggctgggctggggatgtGGGTCAATTTTTGTTCTGGCACTGACGCTGGCGGCCCTACCCCAGAGATATCTTCATGGAGAGCTCATGCCCAAACTGCATTTTAAGCTCTGACAAACCACATCATTCAACTGGTAGTCATGGAGAACAAGCAGACTCCTTCCTCCTTCAGCCCAGGGAGGGGAGTTTCTATGCGTAATGACACGTTTTTATCCTGAGAGAAATCTCCCCTAAACTGTCACTGTCTTTTTCTCCTTGGACAGGTGCCCATGTCCAGAGTCACAAAATGTCCAGTCGTAGCTCTGTCACCCTGTTCCTCCTCTTGGCATCTGCAGACACATGGGAGCTGCCGCTCTTGCACTTCTGgatcttcctgggcatctacctggttGCCCTCCTGGGAAATGGCCTCATCTTCACGTCTGTAGCCTGCAACCAGCACCTCCAAACccctatgtacttcttcctcctttaTCTCTCCATTCATGTCGTTGGCTTCATctcagccactcttcccaaatCCATGGCAAATTCACTGTGGGACACCAGGGCCCTTTCCTACTCAGGATGTTCTGcccagtgttttttctttttgtttttgatgtcagcagaattttttcttctcaCACTCATGTcctatgaccgctatgctgccatctgcaaacccctgcactacgggaccctcgtgggcagcagagcttgtgtccacatggcagcagcttcCTGGGGCACTGAGtttctccatgctgtgctgcacactgcctatacattttccataccacTCTGCCAAGGCAATGCTATGGACCAGTTCTGTGAAATCTCCCAGATCCttaagctctcctgctcacattcctacctcagggaagttgggcttgtCATGTTTAGTGCTTGGTGGTGTTTTATCTTCATCTTTCTGTCCTCTGTGCAGATTTTCAGGGCCGTGccgaggatcccctctgagcagggatggcacaaagccttttccatgtgcccacctcacctggccgtggtgtctctgtttctcagcacagacatgtttgcctacctgaagctcCCCTCCATCTCTTACCCATCCTTGGATGTGGTGGTGGCTATTCTGTATTCggtgtttcctccagcagtgaaacccctcatctacagcatgaggaaccaggagctgaaGGTGTCCATCATGAAGGTTACTACAGGGATGGTTCTCAATAGTGATAAATGTTCCATCACTCTTCAGGAATGTCTCCCATAGTGCCTCACTGGAGGCCTGtccttcgtttgctgttctgtcctcttttttttatcattatctgtattgttattcttttttattattttattatgtaaATATCTGAATCCATCTTACTTctccgctgctgaatgaggcgggtgtcctggtgacagaggatgtggagaaggcagagctactgaatgccttcttgcttcagtcttcagtgctaagactggccctcaggaatcccaggctccggaggtaagagaagaagcctacagagaggacgactttcccttggtcgaggaggactgtgtgagggatcacttaagcgatctggacgtccacaaatccatgggccccgatggaatgcacccacgagtgctgagggagctggtggatgtcattgctgagccactctccatcatctttgagaggtcctggaggacaggagaggtgcccgaggactggagaaaagctaatgtcactccaatcttcaaaaaaggaaaaggaggacccagggaactacaggccggtcagcctcacctccatcccgggaaaagtgatggagcagcttatgctggaggccatcatcaagcaagtggaggaaaagaaggttaccaggagtagtcagcatggattcaccaaggggaaatcatgcctgaccaatctgatagctttctatgatgacatgactggctgggtagacgaagggagagcagtggatgttgtctacctcgacttcagcaaggctttcgacacagactcccataatatcctcctagggaagctcaggaagtatgggctagatgagtggttggtgaagtggatggagaactggctgaagggcagaactcagagggttgttgtcagtggcgctgagtctagttggaggcctgtaactagtggtgtccctcaggggtcagtactgggcccagtcttgttgaacttcttcatcaacgacctggatttagagttagaatgtaccctcagcaagtttgctgatgacaccaaactgggaggtgtggtagatacaccagaaggctgtgctgccattcagcgtgacctggataggctggaaagctgggcagagaggaacctgatgaggttcaacaaaggcaagtgcagagtcttgcagctggggaggaacaacctcatgcatcagtacaggcttggggtggacctgctggagagcaactctgcggagagggacctggatgtcttggtggacgacagggtgaccatgagccagcagtgtgccctggctgccaagaaggccaatggctttctggggtgcattaggagaagtgtggtcagcaggttgtgggaggttctccttcccctctacactgccctagcgaggcctcatctggagtcctgtgtccagttctgggctccccagttcaagaaagatgaagagctactggagagagtccagcggagggctacaaggatgatgaggggactggaacatctctcctacgaggaaaggctgagggagctgggcttgttcagcctggagaagagaaggctgcgaggggaccttataaatgcctacaaatatctgcagggtgggtgtcagggggatggggccaagctcttttcattagCACCCAgtgttatagatgctcgcctcccgtgacgaatccaaattgaggagccaactgttaattaatcaagtgtgaatttattagcaatagaatttatttaagcaagcgatgaagcaggcaaaacagcgctgggcggccggggagtctcttgctccgccaacggtccgcaccccacctcccccagagtccctttttatagttcagtagttcccgTTCCACGTAGCACGTCttggtctccttctgtggctgcgcGTGCTGTTGttagggggtcgctctggtccctctggtggtggTGAGGATGAAGGCTGTAgtcttcctccgcgttgtggatcagttcttttccttatttggtcatgttgacccagtacatagaaatccccgctttattctttcgacagtaattaaggaagtggttatgcaagggttgcacattaacaatacagaaaataccaaggtaagagggaaggggggggggggcctccttcaccttccaactggtttgagaacaaatcttctatgctttggtttattacacccagcgacagcacaaggggcaatgggcacaaactgaagcacaggaagttccgtctgaacatgaggaagaacttcttccttcttagggtgacggagcactggcacaggc
Above is a window of Opisthocomus hoazin isolate bOpiHoa1 chromosome 34, bOpiHoa1.hap1, whole genome shotgun sequence DNA encoding:
- the LOC104332152 gene encoding olfactory receptor 14A16, producing the protein MSNSSSSTEFLLLAFADTRELQLLHFWLFLGIYLAALLGNGLIITTIACNHHLHTPMYFFLLNLSILDLGSISTTLPKSMANSLWDTRAISYAGCAAEVFLFAFLAGAEFSLLTIMAYDRYAAICRPLHYGTLLSLKACFHMAGAAWGSGILNATLQTVSTFSLPLCQGNAINQFFCEIPQILKLSCSHSYLRESGILLVSVSLALGCFLFIMLSYVQIFRAVLRIPSEQGRHKAFSMCLPHLAVVSLFISTAVSAYLKPPSISSPSLDLVVAVMYSAVPPALNPLIYGMRNQELKDALWKMAQLMLFHQQ